A single Ignavibacteriales bacterium DNA region contains:
- a CDS encoding HAMP domain-containing histidine kinase, translated as MVFIIRLLIFLILTPQVFASFDSLFIRIEEHSADKDKLEFILQELKQKTSGEDVVNQVLIAELGLSIAEENPADTSIFFLSFRLANLWKAINNHPNTEKYEGYALAVARRFKDPVRESKVLRHIGEVKRVQGKFSEAITVLHNARAVSAAAGDTEGYIRSENRLAAVYFEKTIHFSLYGRGTPDSSADIYFNKKANVRIYRNDADSLMANARRSMEGAALLQNTPLMLSSLNIIASWKSFLTEYEEASRLFEDGIRLARSVNSVSSLVEFLRNASGNYAKSGRYALAINMIIESDALVNPDSGGVYTHETAFRLADYYEMAGDKEKALEYLKIAYSQFRETSKNPVATDIMNSRIEMEIERNRERILYEKNKTLFVIITFAGILFTALLVLWLSIRQRNQLKRLNQDLQEQNLLTKKQHQEAEAANKAKDKLFSIVAHDLKSPIWGVTAYTEILMKEHQHMEEAEKQEALSRIHASMNKINKMLKDLLEWASLQLGKIKPNPEEYIFLETALGAIKVSEDNIRAKQISVYNNISSDFTVYADRSALSSVMHNLVSNAVKFTPPQGAILLSAEEVGDFLKVSVKNTGDGIKNLPEGVTYIENSLPSTPGTKGETGTGLGLIFCRDMIELNEGKLWAENEPGSSATFCFTLPVKKPREK; from the coding sequence ATGGTATTCATAATCCGCCTGCTGATTTTCCTGATTCTTACACCCCAGGTATTTGCCTCGTTTGACTCCCTCTTTATCCGGATAGAAGAACATTCTGCCGACAAAGATAAACTGGAATTTATTCTTCAGGAGCTTAAACAAAAAACTTCCGGCGAAGATGTGGTTAATCAGGTATTGATTGCCGAACTTGGCCTTTCAATAGCAGAAGAAAACCCGGCCGACACCAGCATATTTTTCCTTTCGTTCCGCCTGGCAAACTTGTGGAAAGCTATTAACAATCATCCCAATACCGAGAAGTATGAGGGTTATGCGCTTGCTGTTGCGCGCCGGTTTAAAGACCCTGTCAGAGAATCAAAAGTACTGCGGCATATAGGGGAAGTTAAACGCGTGCAGGGTAAATTCTCCGAAGCCATTACTGTTTTGCATAATGCCCGTGCCGTCTCAGCTGCTGCGGGAGATACTGAGGGATATATACGAAGCGAAAACCGTCTTGCCGCGGTCTATTTTGAAAAAACCATCCATTTCAGTCTCTATGGCAGAGGAACACCTGATTCTTCCGCCGATATCTATTTTAACAAGAAAGCAAACGTCCGGATATACCGGAATGATGCGGATTCGCTGATGGCAAATGCCCGGCGATCAATGGAGGGAGCGGCACTGCTGCAGAATACTCCTTTAATGCTCTCCAGTCTTAATATCATTGCTTCATGGAAATCCTTTCTTACTGAGTATGAAGAAGCCTCACGGCTCTTTGAAGACGGCATCCGCCTTGCGCGGTCAGTTAACTCAGTCTCCTCATTGGTTGAATTTCTCCGCAATGCTTCCGGTAATTACGCAAAGAGCGGCAGGTATGCGCTCGCGATAAATATGATAATTGAATCGGATGCACTGGTTAACCCTGATTCCGGTGGTGTATATACACATGAAACCGCTTTCCGCCTGGCTGATTATTATGAGATGGCCGGTGATAAGGAAAAAGCCCTCGAATATCTTAAAATAGCTTATAGTCAGTTCCGGGAAACCAGTAAAAATCCCGTAGCAACGGATATCATGAACTCCCGCATTGAAATGGAAATCGAACGGAACCGGGAGCGCATCCTGTATGAAAAGAATAAAACGCTGTTTGTTATCATCACCTTTGCCGGAATTCTGTTTACCGCCCTGCTGGTACTCTGGCTGAGTATCAGACAAAGAAATCAGCTAAAACGGCTTAACCAGGATCTGCAGGAGCAGAACCTGCTAACCAAAAAACAGCACCAGGAAGCAGAAGCCGCCAATAAGGCAAAGGATAAGCTCTTCTCCATCGTTGCGCATGACCTTAAAAGTCCCATCTGGGGTGTCACTGCATATACCGAAATTCTGATGAAGGAACATCAGCACATGGAAGAAGCAGAGAAACAGGAAGCGCTCAGCCGTATTCATGCTTCCATGAATAAGATTAACAAGATGCTTAAGGATCTGCTTGAGTGGGCTTCCCTTCAGCTTGGCAAGATAAAACCCAACCCGGAAGAGTATATATTCCTTGAAACCGCGCTTGGCGCAATAAAGGTTTCAGAGGATAATATACGCGCTAAACAGATCAGTGTTTATAACAATATCAGCAGTGATTTCACGGTCTATGCTGACCGCTCCGCGCTTTCAAGCGTGATGCACAATCTGGTTTCAAACGCAGTCAAATTCACCCCTCCTCAGGGAGCAATCCTCCTGAGCGCGGAAGAAGTTGGTGATTTTCTTAAGGTCAGCGTAAAGAACACAGGTGATGGAATAAAAAACCTTCCGGAAGGTGTGACCTACATTGAAAACAGCCTTCCTTCAACACCTGGTACAAAAGGAGAAACCGGCACAGGCCTCGGCCTTATTTTCTGCCGTGACATGATCGAACTGAATGAGGGAAAGTTATGGGCTGAAAACGAACCCGGCAGCAGCGCCACATTTTGTTTTACCCTGCCGGTTAAAAAGCCTCGCGAAAAATAA
- a CDS encoding creatininase family protein: protein MKTTANPAGSTALADGTYKELREQTFTTVILPWGATEPHNYHLPYGTDIFESEYISRHAADYASSLGARIAVLPVIPFGVNTGQLDLPYTININPSTQMMILKDILSSLQPHGVKKFFILNSHGGNDFKQILRELQPQFPGILLGYINWFRMKGQDEFFEEKDDHAGEMETSIMMYIRPELVLPLSEAGEGKARPFALKQLHEGWAWTQREWTKATTDTGAGNPKKASAEKGKRFLEYLIKQTGDFLYQLDATPHEKIYAKEAE, encoded by the coding sequence ATGAAGACTACAGCAAACCCTGCCGGTTCAACCGCACTGGCCGATGGCACTTATAAAGAACTCAGGGAGCAGACCTTTACCACGGTTATCCTCCCCTGGGGGGCAACCGAACCCCATAACTACCACCTCCCCTACGGCACCGATATTTTTGAAAGTGAATATATATCACGCCATGCGGCCGATTACGCTTCCTCCCTCGGGGCCAGGATTGCAGTGCTGCCGGTCATTCCGTTTGGTGTGAACACCGGGCAGCTTGATCTGCCGTACACCATTAATATAAATCCCTCAACGCAGATGATGATTCTGAAAGATATACTCAGTTCTCTTCAGCCGCACGGCGTTAAGAAGTTTTTTATCCTTAACAGCCACGGCGGCAACGATTTTAAGCAGATACTCAGAGAACTGCAGCCGCAGTTTCCGGGTATACTGCTGGGATATATCAACTGGTTCCGTATGAAAGGGCAGGATGAATTCTTTGAAGAAAAAGACGATCACGCCGGAGAGATGGAAACAAGCATTATGATGTATATACGCCCGGAGCTGGTTCTGCCGCTTAGTGAGGCAGGGGAAGGAAAAGCCCGCCCCTTTGCTCTGAAGCAGCTTCATGAAGGATGGGCATGGACGCAGCGTGAGTGGACAAAAGCAACTACAGATACCGGAGCCGGGAATCCGAAAAAAGCTTCCGCGGAAAAAGGCAAACGCTTTCTGGAGTATCTGATTAAGCAGACGGGAGACTTCCTGTATCAGCTTGATGCCACTCCTCATGAAAAGATCTACGCAAAGGAGGCTGAGTGA
- a CDS encoding DEAD/DEAH box helicase — protein MNKIRFTEFGLSKDMQKAIEDLGYEEATPIQTESIPRVLAGKDIIGQAQTGTGKTAAFGIPSLELMPHEGKHVHTLIMCPTRELALQVAEEMAKLAKYKKFATILPVYGGQPIERQITALKKGVRIIIGTPGRIMDHLDRGTLDISKVSMVVLDEADEMLNMGFRDDIEKILRSAPQERQTVMFSATMPKPILDLTRKYQKDPEHIRIAHEVLTVPKTEQVYFEVRGKDKIESLTRLIDFHNLKLSMVFCNTKRYVDELVEQLRARGYSVDGLHGDMSQGMREKVLGRFRKGTLEILVATDVAARGLDIDDVEAVFNYDMPQDEEAYVHRIGRTGRAGKEGKAFTFVSGGDFQKMKNLQRYINHKMKLGKIPSFGDIEDMKIQSLAKSVREASKAKDAPKYIKMVENLLDDEITSLDVAAYLMKEKFGLAKKAASSAPEEISSGDGNVTISVNIGRKDRIKPGDLLGTFAGEANISGKLIGDITIQDRISYLEVPASLAEKVVRSVRGKKLKGKKLDVKTV, from the coding sequence ATGAATAAAATCCGGTTCACAGAATTCGGCCTCTCTAAAGATATGCAGAAAGCCATTGAAGATCTTGGCTACGAAGAGGCAACCCCAATACAGACCGAATCTATCCCCCGTGTTCTCGCTGGTAAAGACATCATCGGCCAGGCCCAGACCGGCACTGGAAAAACCGCCGCCTTCGGAATTCCCTCCCTTGAGCTGATGCCTCATGAGGGGAAACATGTTCACACCCTTATCATGTGCCCGACCAGGGAGCTTGCTCTCCAGGTAGCTGAAGAAATGGCAAAGCTTGCCAAATACAAAAAATTTGCAACCATTCTCCCGGTTTATGGCGGACAGCCTATTGAACGGCAGATAACCGCCCTGAAAAAGGGAGTCCGCATCATCATCGGCACCCCTGGCCGTATTATGGATCACCTTGACCGCGGAACCCTGGATATCAGCAAAGTGAGCATGGTAGTGCTTGATGAAGCCGATGAGATGCTCAACATGGGCTTCAGAGATGATATCGAAAAAATCCTCCGCTCGGCGCCTCAGGAACGGCAGACTGTTATGTTTTCCGCAACCATGCCAAAACCAATCCTTGACCTGACCAGAAAGTATCAGAAAGATCCGGAGCATATCAGAATCGCACATGAGGTACTGACGGTTCCAAAAACTGAGCAGGTGTATTTTGAAGTTCGCGGAAAAGATAAGATTGAATCACTCACCCGCCTGATTGATTTCCATAACCTGAAACTTTCAATGGTGTTCTGCAATACGAAGCGTTATGTTGATGAACTGGTTGAGCAGCTCCGTGCACGCGGATATTCCGTTGACGGTCTGCACGGCGATATGAGTCAGGGTATGCGCGAAAAAGTACTCGGCAGATTCAGAAAAGGAACGCTGGAAATTCTTGTTGCCACGGATGTTGCCGCGCGCGGTCTTGATATTGATGATGTGGAAGCGGTATTTAATTACGATATGCCGCAGGATGAAGAAGCATACGTACACCGTATCGGCAGAACCGGCCGTGCCGGCAAAGAAGGCAAGGCGTTTACTTTTGTCTCCGGAGGTGATTTCCAGAAAATGAAAAACCTGCAGAGATATATCAATCACAAAATGAAGCTGGGCAAAATTCCCAGTTTCGGTGATATTGAGGATATGAAGATACAGTCGCTGGCAAAAAGCGTCCGCGAAGCTTCTAAAGCCAAAGATGCACCAAAATATATTAAAATGGTCGAGAACCTGCTTGATGATGAGATTACATCACTTGATGTGGCAGCTTACCTGATGAAGGAAAAATTCGGCCTGGCTAAGAAGGCTGCTTCTTCTGCACCGGAAGAAATCAGTTCAGGTGATGGTAACGTAACCATATCGGTTAATATCGGCCGCAAGGACAGAATAAAACCGGGAGACCTGCTCGGTACTTTTGCCGGAGAAGCAAATATTTCCGGAAAACTTATCGGGGATATCACCATTCAGGACAGAATCAGTTATCTTGAAGTACCTGCTTCTTTAGCTGAAAAAGTAGTCCGTTCAGTAAGAGGCAAAAAACTCAAAGGAAAGAAGCTGGACGTAAAGACGGTTTAG